From the Pungitius pungitius chromosome 6, fPunPun2.1, whole genome shotgun sequence genome, one window contains:
- the golt1bb gene encoding golgi transport 1Bb — protein MISLTDSQKIGMGLTGFGVFFLFFGMMLFFDKALLAIGNILFVSGLSFVIGLERTFRFFFQRHKVKATSFFLGGVLVVLIGWPIVGVVLEIYGFFLLFRGFFPVAVGFIRRVPVLGSLLSLSWISGLVDKMGESNNMV, from the exons ATGATTTCACTCACGGATTCACAAA AAATTGGCATGGGGCTGACGGGGTTCggtgtgtttttcctcttctttgggATGATGCTGTTTTTTGATAAAGCTCTCCTCGCCATTGGAAAT ATCCTGTTTGTTTCAGGCCTGTCCTTCGTCATCGGCCTCGAGCGAACGTTCAGGTTCTTCTTCCAGAGACACAAAGTGAAAGCCACCAGCTTCTTCCTCGGAGGAGTGCTGGTGGTTCTCATCGGATGGCCGATCGTTGGAGTCGTTCTGGAGATTTACGGTTTCTTCCTCTTATTCAG GGGATTCTTCCCGGTGGCGGTGGGCTTCATCAGACGGGTACCTGTGCTCGGGTCTTTGCTCAGCTTGTCATGGATCAGTGGA ctAGTGGATAAAATGGGTGAGAGCAACAATATGGTATAA